A single Uloborus diversus isolate 005 chromosome 7, Udiv.v.3.1, whole genome shotgun sequence DNA region contains:
- the LOC129226130 gene encoding arf-GAP with dual PH domain-containing protein 1-like, with protein MLTVCNAACIFSCCIKKQADPDEDAEELPGGSSEAVELTLLPSTGGRFRKFQHGFRPLGRYKHGKPQVTHNKLENNTNNYSSRISRNMADARRRRLQELVKKTGNNICAECCKKNPEWGSCNIGVFICTDCAGLHRNLGAHISKVKSLILDNWDADQLRTMEEVGNLKAKAKYETYIPVCYRRPCSSDPDVLKEQFIRAKYEREEFINVDRQTYTTGSMEGFLWKRGKEDGRFQQRKFILSEADGTLKYYIKESHKEPKATILVADLNMTLCPKKIGNPNGAQFTYVKDGSTRNIFVYSTNGMSIVEWYMAIRSVKLNQLRVAYPGTSELELSQYLTRDFLKEGWMFKTGPRASDAYKWRWFTLDDRKLMYLEDPLDPYPKGEVFLGYHADGFAVKKGVPPGMKEQGFGFTLRTRDRIYLLGVQKEDDRTEWMKALQSVIERPLTPQDNTMAANLVRKRSTISSPFHLLKVR; from the exons ATGTTGACAGTCTGCAACGCAGCTTGCATTTTCAGCTGCTGCATTAAGAAACAGGCTGATCCTGATGAGGATGCAGAGGAATTGCCGGGAGGATCGTCAGAAGCAGTGGAGTTGACCCTGCTGCCATCTACCGGCGGAAGATTCAGGAAGTTTCAACATGGCTTCCGCCCGCTTGGGCGCTACAAACATGGTAAACCACAAGTGACTCATAATAAGCTGGAAAACAATACAAATAATTATTCTTCTCGTATCTCACGTAATATGGCTGACGCAAGACGAAGAAGATTGCAAGAATTGGTGAAAAAGACTGGAAATAATATATGCGCTGAATGCTGTAAAAAAA ATCCAGAATGGGGTTCATGCAACATAGGGGTGTTCATCTGTACGGACTGTGCCGGCCTGCATCGGAACTTGGGCGCTCATATCAGCAAAGTGAAATCTCTTATACTGGACAACTGGGATGCAGATCAGTTGCGAACGATGGAGGAAGTCGGGAATCTGAAAGCCAAAGCAAAATACGAAACATACATTCCTGTCTGCTACAGAAGACCTTGTTCATCTGATCCTGA TGTTTTGAAAGAACAGTTCATTAGAGCTAAGTATGAACGTGAAGAGTTTATTAATGTTGACCGTCAGACGTATACGACTGGTTCTATGGAAGGTTTTTTGTGGAAACGAGGTAAAGAAGACGGAAGGTTTCAGCAAAGAAAATTTATTCTTAGTGAAGCTGATGGCACGTTAAAGTATTATATTAAAGAG TCCCACAAAGAACCTAAAGCCACGATTCTGGTTGCTGATTTAAATATGACGTTATGTCCAAAGAAAATAGGCAATCCTAATGGTGCACAGTTCACGTATGTCAAAGATGGATccacaagaaatatttttgtatacaGCACAAATGGCATG TCCATTGTTGAATGGTACATGGCCATTCGATCTGTCAAGCTCAATCAACTTCGCGTGGCTTATCCTGGAACCAGTGAGTTGGAGCTGTCTCAGTATTTGACTCGAGATTTCCTAAAAGAGGGTTGGATGTTTAAGACTGGTCCTAGAGCTAGTGATGCATACAAATGGAGGTGGTTCACACTGGATGACCGGAAATTGATGTATCTAGAAGATCCTTTG GATCCGTACCCCAAAGGTGAAGTCTTCCTGGGATATCATGCAGATGGTTTTGCAGTGAAGAAAGGTGTGCCTCCTGGAATGAAGGAACAGGGTTTTGGGTTCACTCTTCGTACTCGAGATCGAATTTATCTCCTAGGCGTCCAAAAAGAAGACGACAGGACAGAATGGATGAAAGCATTACAGAGTGTCATAGAGAGACCCTTGACACCCCAAGATAACACTA
- the LOC129226131 gene encoding N-acylneuraminate cytidylyltransferase A-like, translating to MEGRGNATSGIGCHICGLILARGGSVRVPRKNVRSIAGLPLLAWALRPMLDCKKLTSVWVSTEDTEIAEVALRYGAQVHYRDKKSAKDSSSSISGVQDFALKHPEISIIALVQCTSPCLLPMYLDKACEMILDQNYDSVFSVVRQKKLRWKEVSDGQSTEALNFNPRHRPRSQDWDGELVESGHFYVSKSSLIKEGLLQGKKCGYVEMPEELCIEIDSETDWIIAEKLLELYGYRKNVNELKEYYV from the exons ATGGAAGGAAGAGGAAATGCAACGTCCGGTATTGGATGCCATATTTGCGGTCTAATATTGGCGAGAGGAGGAAGTGTGAGAGTTCCAAGGAAAAACGTTCGCTCCATAGCCGGTTTACCGCTACTCGCATGGGCTCTGCGACCTATGCTTGATTGTAAAA AGTTGACATCTGTGTGGGTGTCGACGGAGGACACCGAAATCGCGGAAGTGGCTCTCCGCTACGGTGCCCAGGTCCATTACAGGGACAAGAAAAGTGCCAAAGACAGTAGTTCCTCGATCTCGGGAGTGCAGGACTTCGCACTAAAACATCCAG aaatatccATCATAGCTCTCGTTCAATGCACCTCTCCTTGCTTGCTGCCCATGTACTTGGATAAGGCTTGTGAGATGATTCTTGACCAAAACTACGACTCCGTCTTTTCGGTGGTGAGGCAAAAAAAGCTGAGATGGAAAGAAGTTTCTGATG GCCAAAGCACGGAAGCACTGAATTTTAATCCTCGCCATCGGCCAAGAAGTCAAGACTGGGACGGAGAGTTGGTGGAAAGCGGCCATTTCTACGTCAGCAAGTCTTCGCTCATCAAAGAAGGGTTATTGCAAGGGAAAAa GTGCGGGTACGTGGAAATGCCTGAAGAGCTATGCATTGAAATTGATTCCGAAACCGACTGGATCATTGCTGAAAAATTACTGGAACTTTATGGATACAGAAAGAATGTTAATGAATTGAAAGAATATTACGTTTGA